In Candidatus Glassbacteria bacterium, one DNA window encodes the following:
- a CDS encoding NmrA/HSCARG family protein — protein sequence MDDRKIIAVVGATGSQGGGLVRAILGDSGGEFAVRALTRNTGSDRARELESLGAELAEVDIDDQGSVARALEGAWGVFCVTFFWDHFSPNKERAHAAHMAGAAKQAGVNHVIWSTLEDTRKWVPLDDDRMPTLMEKYKVPHFDAKGEADTLFSESGLPVTFLLTSFYWDNLIHFGMGPKPGPDGSLAITFPMGDKKLPGIASEDIGKCAYGIFKRGSEYAGKTVGIAGEHLTGGQMAESLSRALGKPVRYNDVPPEVYRGFGFPGAEDLGNMFQFKRDFEQYFCGARDPRFARSLNPELKTFDRWLELNLEQIPLE from the coding sequence ATGGACGACAGGAAAATCATCGCGGTAGTTGGGGCCACCGGCTCTCAGGGAGGAGGTCTGGTAAGGGCAATTCTGGGCGACAGCGGCGGGGAATTCGCCGTTCGCGCACTGACCAGGAACACCGGCTCGGATCGCGCACGGGAACTTGAAAGTCTCGGCGCGGAACTGGCCGAAGTAGATATCGATGATCAGGGGAGCGTGGCGCGGGCTCTCGAAGGTGCCTGGGGAGTATTCTGCGTCACCTTCTTCTGGGACCACTTCTCTCCAAACAAGGAGCGCGCACATGCCGCCCACATGGCCGGGGCGGCCAAACAAGCCGGAGTAAACCACGTAATCTGGTCCACCCTGGAGGATACGCGAAAATGGGTTCCGCTTGACGACGACAGGATGCCGACCTTGATGGAAAAGTACAAGGTGCCTCATTTCGATGCCAAGGGCGAGGCCGACACTTTGTTTTCGGAGTCGGGGCTGCCGGTGACATTCCTGCTGACTTCGTTCTACTGGGATAACTTGATCCATTTCGGCATGGGGCCAAAACCCGGGCCGGACGGCAGCCTGGCGATCACGTTCCCGATGGGGGACAAAAAGCTGCCGGGGATCGCCTCTGAAGATATCGGCAAATGCGCCTACGGGATCTTCAAACGGGGCAGCGAGTATGCAGGCAAGACCGTCGGGATCGCCGGTGAGCATCTGACCGGCGGCCAGATGGCCGAATCACTGAGCCGGGCGCTTGGTAAACCTGTGCGCTACAACGACGTGCCGCCCGAGGTTTACCGTGGGTTCGGTTTTCCCGGGGCCGAGGACCTGGGTAACATGTTCCAGTTCAAGCGCGACTTCGAGCAGTATTTCTGCGGCGCCCGCGACCCCCGGTTCGCACGCTCACTCAACCCGGAACTCAAAACATTCGACCGCTGGCTTGAACTGAACCTCGAGCAGATCCCGTTGGAATGA